The Iamia sp. SCSIO 61187 genomic sequence CGTGGCCTGGCTCCTCGCCGGGCTGGTCCTCGCCGCCACCCCGGACGCGGCGGCGACACCGGCCTCGGAGGGGGCGCCGGCCCGGGGATCGGGGCGCCCCCTCGCTGCGGCCCGCGTCGTCGTCGCCGCGCTCCTGGTCGTCGCCCTGGGCGCGGGTGCCCTCGACGTCGCCGCCGACCATCGGGCGGAGGCGGCGGCGCGCGCCCTCGCCCGGGGTGACGGCCGGGCCGCCGCCGACGCGGCCGACGACGCCGTCGGGCTGCGCCCCGACGTCGTCCGGCTGCGCCTCCTGGCGGCGCGCGCCCACGTCGCCGCCGGGGACGGCATCGTGGCCGCCCTGGCCCAGGTCGACGCCGCCCGGCGCACGTCACCCGGCGACCCGATCGTGCGCCGCGAGCGGGTGCGGCTGCTGGTCGAGCGGGCCGCGGCCACCGAGGTCCCCGAGCACGCGCGCCGGGCGCAGGAGGCGGCCGAGGAGGCCGTCGCCGACGATCCCCGCAACGGCGACCTCTGGCTGCTGGTTGCGATGGCCGCCCGTCTGACCGGGGACGAGCGGGCGGCCGAGGTGGCCCGACGCCGGGCCACCGCCCTCGGGGCGGGCTGAGGGCGCCGTGGGCGAGGACCGTCGTCGGAGAGATGTGGAACCGATCGAGGGGGCCGGGGGTTGGTTCAGGGTGAGCACGTCCCTCCCCGCCGACACCCCGGCGCCACCGGTGTGGCCCGGACCGCCGCCCGACTGGGCCGACGACGACCGGCCCGGCCTCCCCACCGACGGGGGCCCGGTGCCGCTCGACGGCGAGGTCCACGTCGTGGCCCCCTCCTTCGAGGCCTTCTACCTGGGCCATCGGGTGGAGCTGGGCCGGGCCCTGGCGCTGGCCATCGGTGATCCGGACCTCGCCGCCGAGGCGACCGACGAGGCCTTCACCCGGGCCTGCGCCCGCTGGTCGTCGCTGCGGGGCGGCAACCCGGCGGGCTGGGTCTACCGGGTGGGCCTGAACTGGTCCCTGTCGGTCCTCCGCCAGCGCCGCCGCAGCCCGCACCGGCTCTACCAGCCCGCCGACCAGGACCCGTCGATCAGCGACCCGTCCGTCCACGCCGCCCTGGCCGAGCTCGACCCCAAGCACCGCAGCGTCGTCGTCTGCCGCCACCTCCTCGGGTGGTCGGTGGCCGACACCGCCGCCGCCCTCCGCCTCCGGGAGGGGACGGTCAAGAGCCGCCTCTCCCGCGCCAACCGCGTGTTGGCCGCCCGCCTCCGCCACCTCCGCCCCGACGAGGAGCAGCCATGACCACCGACCCTCGCCTCGCGAGCTACCTCCGCGTGCGCTCCACCGCCATCGACCTGCCCCACGCCGGCGTCGACACCATCACCCGCCGGGCGCGCCGCCACCAGCGCCGGCGCCGGGCCGCGGCGTGCGGCGGCGTCGCCACCGCCCTCCTCCTCGGGGGGACGGCGATCGCCCTGGGCGCCGGCGGCGACGACCCGACGACGAGCACCACCGACCGGGCCGCGTCCGTCGTCGGCTCACCGCTCGAGTGGACGACCACCGAGGTGCAGGACGGTCTCGGCCTCGCCGGGCCCGTCGTCAGCGACGGCGGTGCCGTCTACGCCCTCTCGACCGAGGCCGGGTCCGACACCTGGGGGAGCCGGCGGCTCTACCGCTCGACCGACGGTGACTCCTGGACCGGCGTCGACCTGCCCGCCGACCTGCACGCCGCGGGCGTGGCGGGGAGCGAGGGATCGCTCTACGCCGTGGGCACCTCGGCCGCCGGCGGCGATCTCCAGATCGCCACGTCGACCGACGGCGGGGCGGGCTGGAGCGGCTCCGACGTCCCCCTGGACCTCGAGGCCCTGGCGGAGGGCTTCCCGGGGACGGCGCGCATCGCCGACGCCGAGGTCGCCGTGGCCGACGGCACGACGGTCGTCGTGGCCTCGGTCCGGGGCCTCGTCGACCCGGCGGAGGTCCTCCCCGCCGACGCCGACCCCGACGCCTGGTACCAGACCTCCGACGGCCTGACCCGCATCCAGGACGACCCCTGCGCGGCGAGCGCCGAGGAGGGGGCCCGATCGGGGGCGACCACCACGGTGCCGCCGACCACCTCGGCCCCGGCCACGGCGCCGGCGGCCGACCCCGAGGGCGTCGACGGGGCGACCGCGGGCGAGGACTGCACACCCACGCGGGAGGTCGTCACGTGGGAGGAGATGGGCGTCGGCGAGGCGGGCATCGCCCTGGCCGAGGGCCAGACCCACGTGTTCGTCGCCACCGACGGCGGGCCCCTGGAGCCGTCCCAGGTGATCCCCGGGACGACGAGCCTGGACCCGATGACGGCGTCGCTCCTCGCCGCCGACGACGGCTTCTGGTACGTCCGGCAGAGCTACGGGGACCAGCAGCCGGGGGAGGGGGCGGCGACGACGGCCTGGCACTCGGTCGACGGCGCGACGTGGACCGAGGTCCCCGTCGCCGGCGGCGAGGGCCTCGTGGCGTCCGGGGTCCTCGACGGCCGGCCCGCCGTCGTCACCATCGGGAACCAGCAGGAGTGGAGCGTCCACGTGCACGTCGTGGCGGCCGACGGCTCGGTCGCCACCACCGACCTGAACGAGCTGCTGGGGATCGAGCCCGGCTCCGGCATGATGGCGGTGGACGTGGGGCCCCTCGGCCTGGCCGTGGTCTTCCAGGACGAGGCCGGGGTGCGCACCGTCGCCCACTCGCCCGACGGGCTCGCCCTCTCGGCGGTGGAGGTGCCGGCCCCGGCCGACGGCACCCGCGAGACCGTCGCCGGGGTCACCGTCACCGCCGACGCCGTGAAGGTCCGGCTCAACGTCCGGCCCGCCGGATCGGACGGCACCACCCCGGCCACGAGCCAGCGGCTCTTCGTCGGGACGCCCCCCGGGTGACCCCTCCGACCGGGTGCCCGCACCCCTCTGGTGACGACCCCCGCCGGGTCGTCGCCAGGGGGGTGCTTGCATGGGCTGCCACCACCTGGCCAACCTGTTGCCCGTGTCGTTGAGCGAGCGTGACCGGTCCGTCCTGGACTTCGAGCGGTCCTGGTGGGCCGAGGG encodes the following:
- a CDS encoding RNA polymerase sigma factor, which codes for MSTSLPADTPAPPVWPGPPPDWADDDRPGLPTDGGPVPLDGEVHVVAPSFEAFYLGHRVELGRALALAIGDPDLAAEATDEAFTRACARWSSLRGGNPAGWVYRVGLNWSLSVLRQRRRSPHRLYQPADQDPSISDPSVHAALAELDPKHRSVVVCRHLLGWSVADTAAALRLREGTVKSRLSRANRVLAARLRHLRPDEEQP